The DNA sequence CGGAAGCGCTTGGCGGTGGCTTTGTGGGTCTTGAGTTTGTATTTGCCCTTCTTCTGTTTTCGAGGCATGTCGCTTGCTCCATGAATTGCGTTTGACGCGATTGCGCCGGGAGATCCCTCGCTGCCGCTAAGGACATGCCCGGCGCCGTGTCTTGGTTTCGGGTCGGACCCGGGGGCCTATTTCTTTTTCGACGGCCCCAGCACCATCAGCATCGTGCGCCCTTCCATATCCGGCTGCTGCTCCACCACCCCCACGTCCTCCAGCTCCTTGGCGATCTGGGCCAGGTCCTCGCGCGCGATCTCCGGGTAGGTGATTTCCCGGCCGCGGAAGCGGATCCGCACCTTGACCTTCATCCCGTCCTGCAACCACTTGCGCGCATCGCGGATTTTAAACGAACGGTGGTGGTCGGTGGTCTTGGGGCGCAGGCGGATCTCCTTGACTTCGATCTTGGTCTGCGCCTTGCGGGCCTGCCGTTCCTTCTTTTCCTTTTCGTAGAGGAACTTCCCCAGGTTCAGCACCCGGCAGACCGGCGGATCGGCCCCCGGCGAGACTTCCACCAAATCCAGGCTTGCCTCGCGCGCCAGGCGCAGGGCTTCCTGCAGGCTGACCACGCCCACGTTGGCTCCGTCCGCCCCGATGAGGCGGACTTCGCGGGTCCGGATCTGCTCGTTGACGCGAAATTCCGATGCGCTGATGGGTTTTTCCTCC is a window from the Anaerolineales bacterium genome containing:
- the infC gene encoding translation initiation factor IF-3, whose translation is MKSEEKPISASEFRVNEQIRTREVRLIGADGANVGVVSLQEALRLAREASLDLVEVSPGADPPVCRVLNLGKFLYEKEKKERQARKAQTKIEVKEIRLRPKTTDHHRSFKIRDARKWLQDGMKVKVRIRFRGREITYPEIAREDLAQIAKELEDVGVVEQQPDMEGRTMLMVLGPSKKK